In Lolium rigidum isolate FL_2022 chromosome 3, APGP_CSIRO_Lrig_0.1, whole genome shotgun sequence, the genomic window TAGCTCCAGCACGTCCCAAGAGATCAACCATACACGCATAGTGCTCAGCAGTGGGCTCTACACCATGAAACCTACTCATTGAGTTAAAGATCATCCGGCCATCAGTCACTAGCCCTGAGTGGCTGCAACTCGAAAGAACTGACGTGAAGGTAATGCAATTTGGCTTCACCCTCTCAGACAACATCTTTTTGTAGACTCCCAATGCCTCTTTTCCCTTGCCATGAACACCAAAGCAAGATATCAGCGTTGACCAGCTCACCACATTCCTCTCCTGCATGCCTGCAAACACCGCTCGCGCCGCGTCCACGTGCCCACACTTTGCATACATGTCGATCAGCGCGTTCCCAATTGGGACATCCGAATCGAATGCAAGGCATCGGACCATCCTGCCATGTACTTCTCTCCCCTTCATCAGCTCCCCTTCCTTCCCACAGATACTCAGCACGCTCGGCACAGCCCGCAGATCTCTCACCATGTTCACCGCCTCCACTTGAGCTCTCCTGAAGAGCTCCAGGGTTTCCGTGGCCATCCCGGCCCTTGCATAAGCGGTAACCATGCAATTCCACACAACAGAGTCTCTCTCTGGCATCTCGTCAAACACCCTCACGGCACTGACTAGGAGACCAGCCTTAGCATACATGTCTAGAAGTGCACTGGTGACAACAACATTGGCAAGAAAACCTAGCTGGATGGCAAATCCGTGGAGCGCGGCACCAAGATGCTGGTCCTGGAGCTCGGCGCACGCCCGGAGCGCCGCAGGGACAGCATAGCAATCAGGGCGGAACCCGGAGGCGAGGAGGCCAGAGAGAATCTCAAGAGCTAACCGGGGTGGGGAAGCGGCAAGGAGGATGTTGTACGCGTGCATTGACGGAGAAGGCATCGCGTCGAACACCTTGCGGCCGCACGGGAGCGCAGCGCAGCGACAATAGAGTAGGACCAGGTCAGTCTCGAGGGTGGCCTGAGGGAGGTGGCCACCAACGAGAGCCTGTGCGTGGAGCTGCGCGCCGGTGGGTAGTGCCTTGGCGGCCGCGCAGCGACGAAGGAGGCCGGAGAGACGACCAGCGGTGGGCGGCGGCATTTTGGAGGCCGCCGTTGTTTTAGCTGTATACTGCACAGGCCTGTAGACTGCTTCGACTGAGCTGCCCTGGCGAGCAGAGTCGTGCTGGGCTTCCGTGCGCCCGGTTTTACAATTTCCTTTCCTTTTTCGGTTTTCATGTAGTATCACTCTGTTCACAATTTAATCCGTTTTATTCTCTCAAATAAATTAAGCCGTTTTAGCAGAGGTAGAAGTTTCCAAATTATTTCACAAAAGAGCAAACATATTCAATCAGATATAGTTGCTTGTAATTCCTTTTTtaataaaatcatatgtaagcATTCGACATTGCGCTAAGCCGGGTGTTGGATCGGAGCAATTTAGGTATGTTTGGTTGCTCGTAGACTTTTCTTCTTTTCACCTATCAAGGACTAGTTTGAGCATGTGTAGATTAGGCCGCGTCATGGGTCATGTTTATTGTCGGCATTGCAGGATGTGGTGGTTTCATACCCAGTGTTCGGTTGGTGACGGTACCAACAAACTACACAAATAAAGTTAATTTAATAGAGCATGAATGGATCAAAGAGGAAGTTCACCAATAGTGAATAAGAGGGGTTCATTAAACAAACAGACATCACATCTTCTTCTTATATTCTTCTTTGGATCCTTGTGGTACCCTGTTCCCACTCCATTCTTTTACACTTGCTAGATTCATTGTCATGTGCGTCAATATCATGAT contains:
- the LOC124696682 gene encoding pentatricopeptide repeat-containing protein At3g12770-like gives rise to the protein MPSPSMHAYNILLAASPPRLALEILSGLLASGFRPDCYAVPAALRACAELQDQHLGAALHGFAIQLGFLANVVVTSALLDMYAKAGLLVSAVRVFDEMPERDSVVWNCMVTAYARAGMATETLELFRRAQVEAVNMVRDLRAVPSVLSICGKEGELMKGREVHGRMVRCLAFDSDVPIGNALIDMYAKCGHVDAARAVFAGMQERNVVSWSTLISCFGVHGKGKEALGVYKKMLSERVKPNCITFTSVLSSCSHSGLVTDGRMIFNSMSRFHGVEPTAEHYACMVDLLGRAGAIEEAIRFIKKMPMEPCASVWGALLSACAMHTNVDVGEIVAYRLFELEQGNASNYITLCGIYDAVGQLDGVAGLRSRMKELGMVKTPGCSWVDVKGRAHAFYQGSIPRYLRRRNLWILDRLLKDMGNSESEYGHAYQYYESS